One Benincasa hispida cultivar B227 chromosome 5, ASM972705v1, whole genome shotgun sequence genomic window carries:
- the LOC120078578 gene encoding integrin-linked protein kinase 1-like, which yields MDNITAQLKRGISRQFSTGSLRRTLSRQFTRQSSLDPRRNNLRFSFGRQSSLDPIRRCPDDDNELSVPDNLDSTMHLLFMACRGDVRAVEDLLNDGTDVNSIDLDGRTALHIAACEGHTEVVKLLLSRKANIDARDRWGSTAAADAKYYGNTEIYNILKARGAKVPKFRKTPMTVANPREVPEYELNPLELQIRRSDGISKGAYQVAKWNGTKVAVKILDKDCYCNPDSINAFKHELTLLEKVRHPNVVQFVGAVTQNLPMMIVSEYHPKGDLGCYLQKKGRLSPSKALRFALDIARGMNYLHECKPDPIIHCDLKPKNILLDNGGQLKVAGFGLIRLSKMSPDKAKLAHPVVIDYSNSYLAPEIYNDEIFDRSVDAFSFGLILYEMVEGLQPFHPKPPEEVSKAICAEGKRPPFKIKSKSYPPDLKELIEECWDPEPVVRPTFSEIIVRLDKIVANCSKQGWWKDTFKLPWK from the exons ATGGATAATATCACTGCCCAATTAAAGAGGGGAATCTCCCGCCAATTCTCCACCGGCTCCTTACGCCGAACCCTCAGTCGCCAATTCACCCGCCAATCCTCTCTTGATCCCAGGCGGAACAATTTGAGGTTTAGCTTTGGCAGACAATCTTCTTTGGACCCTATTCGTCGTTGCCCTGATGATGATAATGAACTTTCTGTTCCTGACAATTTGGATTCCACCATGCACCTTTTGTTTATGGCTTGCCGTGGCGATGTTAGAGCCGTCGAGGATTTGCTTAATGATGGTACTGATGTTAATAGTATTGATTTGGATGGCCGTACTGCTTTGCATATTGCTGCCTGTGAAGGTCATACTGAAGTCGTTAAGCTTTTGCTTAGTCGTAAGGCCAATATTGATGCTCGTGATCGTTGGGGGAGTACG GCAGCTGCAGATGCTAAATATTATGGAAATACAGAGATTTACAATATTCTCAAAGCGCGTGGAGCGAAAGTTCCG AAATTTAGGAAGACACCAATGACTGTTGCAAATCCTAGGGAAGTTCCTGAGTATGAGCTTAATCCATTGGAGCTTCAGATTCGAAGGAGTGATGGTATATCAAAG GGGGCATATCAAGTTGCCAAATGGAATGGTACAAAAGTCGCAGTGAAAATTCTTGATAAAGATTGTTATTGTAACCCAGATTCTAT AAATGCATTCAAACATGAGTTGACATTATTGGAAAAGGTGCGACATCCCAATGTAGTTCAGTTTGTTGGTGCCGTCACCCAGAATTTGCCAATGATGATTGTTTCCGAATATCATCCAAAG GGTGATTTAGGTTGCTATCTTCAAAAGAAAGGTCGTTTATCTCCATCCAAAGCCTTAAGATTCGCCCTCGATATAGCTAG GGGAATGAACTATCTTCACGAATGCAAACCGGATCCGATTATCCACTGTGATTTAAAGCCAAA AAATATTTTGCTGGATAATGGAGGACAACTTAAAGTTGCTGGGTTTGGCTTGATTAGATTGTCAAAAATGTCACCTGACAAAGCAAAACTAGCTCATCCAGTGGTTATTGACTATTCGA ACTCATACTTAGCACCCGAGATTTACAACGATGAAATATTTGACAGGAGCGTCGATGCATTTTCATTCGGTCTCATTTTATACGAG ATGGTTGAGGGTCTTCAGCCATTCCATCCCAAGCCTCCAGAAGAGGTTTCCAAAGCTATTTGTGCAGAAGGAAAGAGACCTCCATTTAAGATCAAATCGAAAAGTTATCCACCTGATCTAAAAGA ATTGATTGAGGAATGCTGGGATCCAGAACCTGTTGTGAGGCCTACTTTCTCTGAAATCATTGTAAGGTTGGATAAAATAGTTGCCAACTGCTCAAAACAAGGGTGGTGGAAAGACACATTTAAACTTCCCTG GAAATAA